Below is a genomic region from Henckelia pumila isolate YLH828 chromosome 3, ASM3356847v2, whole genome shotgun sequence.
CACTAACAAATGAGGTATGTGGTATCAAGTTTTCGCTGCGGTTACCTCTTCAACAAGATATTGAGTGTCAGATTCCAAATCCATGTCGCCGCTTCTTCGACCACTGATAATTTCAAGGATCACCACACCGAAACTATATGTGTCGACTTTCTCGGACAAATGCCCGTGGACTGCATACTCTGGTGCTGTGTAGCCCCTGATACATGCATTCAGTTCCACTATGTGATTATTAAGTGCTGTTGGCTTCCAATTCTTGGATCAAAATCTTGACTTTACAGCAGGAATGAAGTAAAAAATGTGTTTTCTGGAAAGGGTAAACTTACAATGTCCCGGCAAATTTAGTGCTAACATGACTCTGATTTTCTGGGTAAAGCCTTGCCAATCCAAAATCACAAATTTTGGCTTGGAATTCATCATCTAGCAAGATATTGCTAGGCTTTATATCTCGATGTATGATACATACATGATATTGCTCGTGCAAATAAGCGAGACCTCTAGCCATGCCGATTATTATGTCTAACCGATGTTTCCAACTCAGCGCTCCTCTTTTATCACCTTGCATCAGTCGCgagaaataaacaaaataattgtGTTAAACTAGATTCATTTGAAAAACAATGTTATCAACTTATCACACACGCGAGCACATACCGTATAAAAATTTGTCCAGGCTCCCGTTTGCCATGTACTCATAGACAAGAAGCAACTCTGATCCTTTGTTACAGCATCCTAGCAATCGTATTAGATTGCGATGATGAACGTTACTTATCAGCCTCACTTCACTTTCAAACTCTGCCTTTGCACTGTTGTTGCTTATGATCAATTTCTTCACAGCGACCATGTTCCCATTTTTCAAGGTGGCCTGTTATGTGACAAAACCTTCCGTTAATGTCTATGAAAATAACAAGTTCGGGTACAATCAAAGTAAAAAAGAAACAAATGGAATGATCTACTGTCATAAGATTGTTACCTTGTAGACTTCACCAAAAGCTCCTTCTCCCAGTTTATTTTCTTTGCTAAAATTGTCTGTGGCGGATTTCAAATCCTTGTAACTATACACATTCGGTCCTTGCAATTCCATGGCCCCCAATATATCACCTGACGGAAGAACGagttcggttattcacatagtACAAAAGAGAAGAGACGATACGCATGAAGTACTAAATGGTTAATGTTGATAAAAATGAATCACCTTTTGCTCTTGCCTTTCTTGATAAATGAAGCCATAAGAAGAAAACAATTACAATCAAAACAAGGCCGGCCCCTCCCACCACTCCTCCAACAATTGCTTTAGTCTTGCTTGAATTCCCTGATAGAAAATACATTATTGAGTGACAAGGAAAACTGGACACACATATATAGATCAGATCACGTTTCGGATTCTTACCACCTCCTCCTAGGAAGGATGATATATCTGTTGTCTGATTATCAGAGAAAAAAGGCGTATCCGAGTATCTAAGAAAACAGGCTGCATCAATAGCTCTTCCATCTGCATCAGGTAAACAGCTTTGTATGTTTCTATATGCCACAGTCAAGCAGTCTTGGCAGCCACTTTGGCTGATTGTTTCGGCACATTGTGCCACTCCATAAACTGTTAAGTTCCCACCACTCGTAGATGCACTTTTAGTGGCCGCGTAATATTTATTGATTCTAGGAGTAGCGAGTTCAAGATCCTGCAACAATATCTGAGCCTGTGCACCGAATGCAGCTGCCGGAGACACGGTTCGGTTGCCGCATATTTGAACATTTCCTGGAAGAGTAGTCTGATCATAGAAGCTGTTGCTTTCATACCTCGACAAATCGAAAAATCAGCAGCAAAATGAGAATTTGAATTCTTCCCATATAGACATGAATCCAGTTCACTCGTAAAAAGGAATTTAAAGTCCAAGGAAGTGCACTCATGAATATATAATCCATGCATCATAATTCAAAAGTTTTACGTTTCACAAGAATTTTAAGGCAAAAATTTCCTAGTTTTTGGCTTCCTCGCAAAGCATTCTTCCATCATTTTACAGGTTCCAAAAGCTTCATTTTGATTGTGGATTTGAAATAACTCCTATAATCGAGCATTTAAAAATAATCCATGAagttaaaaattattgaagacAAATTCAAGTTGATTAGTATGTGGACTTCGAAATCCAAATCTAGCAACTCCTTCTATCCAATCACAAAACAACTTAAAGAAGTTGTTTGATTTTCAACATTAAACTAAAAAATGGTgttaaaaaaattgttatagATCGTGTCATCGGGCAACAATTAGCCAAGCAATTTAATAAAACGATgagatgaaaataatatttaaatatttttatgtgtaAATATAATTCTGCCTCCAACATGATACCACTTTGACATATTATTATTGTGAGACACTCTTCCGAGTCAATTTTGTAAGATCTGatctatgaaaaaatattatttttttactataAATATGGATCGAATTGACATGTTGCATCCGTGAAATCGCATCATAGAGGATGTTAtctattttttctttaaaaagagGAGGAAGAGCTATTTGTCTATttgtctatttttatttttatttttttgaaaatatctgATCCTTACTTAAACTGATAAAAATAAGAGGGAGTATTGTAATTTTGT
It encodes:
- the LOC140893548 gene encoding cysteine-rich receptor-like protein kinase 2: MVVGTRGRWYLRLILTIAAVSTRWWGVGDADPQINLLNRGCSQYNASNIPDFINKLNATFADLRNLLSAAGGNTRFATAERPRSSDPVYAMAQCRNYLSEPDCLACYDAAVAQIRNCSAANGARVIFDGCFLRYESNSFYDQTTLPGNVQICGNRTVSPAAAFGAQAQILLQDLELATPRINKYYAATKSASTSGGNLTVYGVAQCAETISQSGCQDCLTVAYRNIQSCLPDADGRAIDAACFLRYSDTPFFSDNQTTDISSFLGGGGNSSKTKAIVGGVVGGAGLVLIVIVFFLWLHLSRKARAKGDILGAMELQGPNVYSYKDLKSATDNFSKENKLGEGAFGEVYKATLKNGNMVAVKKLIISNNSAKAEFESEVRLISNVHHRNLIRLLGCCNKGSELLLVYEYMANGSLDKFLYGDKRGALSWKHRLDIIIGMARGLAYLHEQYHVCIIHRDIKPSNILLDDEFQAKICDFGLARLYPENQSHVSTKFAGTLGYTAPEYAVHGHLSEKVDTYSFGVVILEIISGRRSGDMDLESDTQYLVEEAWKLYGDGMPEKLADETLDSNDYKPEDLKKIVELGLICLQSPPSSRPTMSEVLVMLLNDHSWSQKRTPNRSSSVAFGKRSSVDSSISTGSSTSNATASISQFTGR